A genomic window from Lycium barbarum isolate Lr01 chromosome 4, ASM1917538v2, whole genome shotgun sequence includes:
- the LOC132638123 gene encoding uncharacterized protein LOC132638123, producing MSLNSKKVAYFEKKLTKSYIEKDDLILPSSILEFLLDDDREAVVISERGAYKMKYKVGAHTRLYQGWKEFIDANGFWTGDVLCFKACDADRDRIHFLVENKQEIIEID from the exons ATGAGCCTTAATTCAAAAAAGGTAGCTTATTTTGAGAAAAAATTGACCAAATCATACATTGAAAAGGATGATTTG ATCCTTCCAAGTAGCATTCTTGAATTTCTCCTAGACGATGACCGTGAAGCTGTTGTAATTTCTGAAAGAGGTGCGTACAAAATGAAATACAAAGTTGGTGCTCATACGCGCCTCTATCAAGGATGGAAAGAATTTATAGATGCTAACGGATTCTGGACAGGGGATGTATTGTGTTTCAAGGCTTGTGACGCTGATAGGGACCGAATACACTTCCTTGTTGAAAACAAACAGGAGATCATAGAAATAGATTAG